One segment of Nostoc flagelliforme CCNUN1 DNA contains the following:
- the cobA gene encoding uroporphyrinogen-III C-methyltransferase, with protein MNRTEKQENKYLGKVYLVGAGPGDPGLITLKAKGLLECADVVIYDALVSPAILAMINPQAEQINAGKRRGKHSLFQEETTQLLIEKAQDHAIVVRLKGGDPFIFGRGGEEMEELVNAGISTEVVPGITSGIAAAAYAGIPLTHRLYSSSVTFVTGHEAAGKYRPKVDWNAIAHGSETIVIYMGIHNLPYIVEQLSAAELNLETPIALVRWGTRPEQEELIGTLETIVEQVEQTGFGAPAIAVIGQVVNMHNILSSCRPV; from the coding sequence ATGAACCGCACAGAAAAACAGGAGAATAAGTATTTGGGAAAGGTTTATTTAGTAGGTGCGGGGCCAGGAGATCCAGGACTGATTACCTTGAAGGCAAAAGGTTTATTGGAATGTGCAGATGTCGTTATCTATGATGCCTTAGTGAGTCCGGCAATTCTGGCAATGATTAATCCCCAAGCCGAGCAAATTAACGCTGGTAAGCGGAGGGGGAAACATTCGCTGTTCCAAGAAGAAACAACTCAATTGCTGATTGAGAAAGCGCAGGATCATGCAATTGTGGTGCGGTTAAAGGGTGGCGATCCTTTTATTTTTGGTCGCGGTGGCGAAGAGATGGAAGAATTAGTCAACGCTGGAATATCAACGGAAGTTGTGCCAGGTATTACATCGGGGATTGCAGCCGCAGCTTATGCAGGTATTCCATTGACTCATCGGCTATATAGTTCTTCAGTGACATTTGTTACTGGTCATGAGGCGGCGGGTAAGTATAGACCGAAAGTGGATTGGAATGCGATCGCCCACGGTTCCGAAACCATTGTAATTTATATGGGAATTCACAATCTGCCTTATATTGTGGAACAGTTAAGTGCCGCTGAGTTGAATTTAGAAACGCCCATTGCTTTAGTGCGCTGGGGTACGCGTCCAGAACAAGAAGAATTAATTGGTACTTTAGAGACAATTGTAGAGCAGGTAGAGCAAACTGGATTTGGTGCGCCTGCGATCGCAGTCATTGGGCAAGTAGTAAATATGCACAATATATTGTCTAGTTGTCGTCCAGTTTGA